From Alosa sapidissima isolate fAloSap1 chromosome 2, fAloSap1.pri, whole genome shotgun sequence, one genomic window encodes:
- the LOC121697373 gene encoding galactose-3-O-sulfotransferase 3-like: protein MLAFSLGCSSLPLSLTAPGKPKHTSVAFLKTHKTASSTVQNILFRFAERHNLTVALPVPSCGHLFCYPQMFSGRFVHPHTVPPDILASHMRLDVVEMRRLMPNDTRYVTILREPAAMFESQFSYFMQGCQSFQRVPNGSLEEFLRHPTLYYRAEENDSIFARNMVAFDLGGDKDHQPAGDGEYVQGFVARIESVFSLVMIAEHFDESLVLLRQLLNWEPEDVLYLKLNMRKEESRLTLHGPMPAQIRAWNWLDSALYDHFNATLWRQLEQLGRPCVERELQLMRHVRKSLVRECFGEDTPPLPSNTQIRNKDLRPWQPSSKVAIVGYDLPVNGSGGQGGGDGGGGGRKGELGGGVIAKDMCVKMAMPELQYSRLLLKSQMIRYRYRTLTHTRKNGS from the coding sequence ATGTTGGCCTTCAGCTTGGGATGCTCCTCGCTTCCCCTGAGCTTGACAGCGCCTGGTAAGCCCAAGCACACCAGCGTGGCCTTCCTGAAGACGCACAAGACGGCCAGCAGCACGGTGCAGAACATCCTGTTCCGCTTCGCCGAGCGGCACAACCTGACCGTGGCGCTGCCCGTGCCCTCCTGCGGCCACCTGTTCTGCTACCCGCAGATGTTCAGCGGCCGCTTCGTGCACCCGCACACGGTCCCGCCGGACATACTGGCCAGTCACATGCGGCTCGACGTGGTCGAGATGCGGAGGCTCATGCCTAATGACACGCGCTACGTGACCATCCTCCGCGAGCCGGCGGCCATGTTCGAGTCGCAATTCAGCTACTTCATGCAAGGTTGCCAGAGCTTCCAGCGTGTGCCCAACGGCTCGCTCGAGGAGTTCCTCCGCCATCCGACGCTCTACTACCGTGCCGAGGAAAATGACTCCATTTTCGCGCGCAACATGGTGGCCTTCGACCTTGGCGGCGACAAGGACCACCAGCCGGCAGGCGATGGCGAGTATGTTCAGGGGTTCGTCGCGCGCATCGAGTCTGTCTTCTCACTGGTGATGATCGCTGAGCACTTTGACGAGTCGCTGGTGCTTCTGCGCCAGCTGCTCAACTGGGAGCCCGAGGACGTGCTGTACCTGAAGCTCAACATGCGCAAGGAGGAGTCGCGCCTGACGCTGCACGGGCCGATGCCAGCCCAGATTCGGGCGTGGAACTGGCTGGACAGCGCGCTCTACGACCACTTCAACGCCACACTGTGGCGTCAGCTGGAGCAGCTGGGCCGGCCGTGCGTGGAACGCGAGCTGCAGCTGATGCGCCACGTGCGCAAATCCCTGGTGCGCGAGTGCTTCGGCGAGGACACGCCGCCGCTGCCCTCCAACACGCAGATACGCAACAAGGACCTGCGGCCATGGCAGCCCAGCAGCAAGGTGGCCATCGTCGGCTACGACCTGCCTGTTAACGGCTCCGGGGGGCAGGGGGGAGgagatggtggaggaggagggcgcAAAGGGGAGTTAGGGGGAGGAGTCATAGCAAAAGACATGTGCGTGAAGATGGCCATGCCAGAGCTGCAGTACTCACGGCTGTTGCTAAAGTCACAGATGATACGATACCGATACCGGACACTCACCCACACCCGCAAGAATGGGAGCTAA
- the LOC121697380 gene encoding galactose-3-O-sulfotransferase 3-like: MSQKKIFLVLVAVSTVSLLLHLIWTMSAFSLGCSSLPLSLTAPGKPKHTSVAFLKTHKTASSTVQNILFRFAERHNLTVALPVPSCGHLFCYPQMFSGRFVHPHTVPPDILASHMRLDVVEMRRLMPNDTRYVTILREPAAMFESQFSYFMQGCQSFQRVPNGSLEEFLRHPTLYYRAEENDSIFARNMVAFDLGGDKDHQPAGDGEYVQGFVARIESVFSLVMIAEHFDESLVLLRQLLNWEPEDVLYLKLNMRKEESRLMLHGPMPAQIRAWNWLDSALYDHFNATLWRQLEQLGRPCVERELRLMRRVRKSLVRECFGKDTPPLRSNTQIRNKDLRPWQPSSKVAIVGYDLPVNGSGGQGGGDAKDMCVKMAMPGPQYSRLLLKSQMIRYRRTHPHPQE, encoded by the exons atgtctcaGAAGAAGATTTTCCTGGTTTTGGTGGCTGTCAGCACAGTCAGTCTGCTTCTTCATCTTATCTG gacCATGTCGGCCTTCAGCTTGGGATGCTCCTCGCTTCCCCTGAGCTTGACAGCGCCTGGTAAGCCCAAGCACACCAGCGTGGCCTTCCTGAAGACGCACAAGACGGCCAGCAGCACGGTGCAGAACATCCTGTTCCGCTTCGCCGAGCGGCACAACCTGACCGTGGCGCTGCCCGTTCCCTCCTGCGGCCACCTGTTCTGCTACCCGCAGATGTTCAGCGGCCGCTTCGTGCACCCGCACACGGTCCCGCCGGACATACTGGCCAGTCACATGCGGCTCGACGTGGTCGAGATGCGGAGGCTCATGCCTAATGACACGCGCTACGTGACCATCCTCCGCGAGCCGGCGGCCATGTTCGAGTCGCAATTCAGCTACTTCATGCAAGGTTGCCAGAGCTTCCAGCGTGTGCCCAACGGCTCGCTCGAGGAGTTCCTCCGCCATCCGACGCTCTACTACCGTGCCGAGGAAAATGACTCCATTTTCGCGCGCAACATGGTGGCCTTCGACCTTGGCGGCGACAAGGACCACCAGCCGGCAGGCGACGGCGAGTATGTTCAGGGGTTCGTCGCGCGCATCGAGTCTGTCTTCTCACTGGTGATGATCGCTGAGCACTTCGACGAGTCGCTGGTGCTTCTGCGCCAGCTGCTCAACTGGGAACCCGAGGACGTGCTGTACCTGAAGCTCAACATGCGCAAGGAGGAGTCGCGCCTGATGCTGCACGGGCCGATGCCGGCCCAGATTCGGGCGTGGAACTGGCTGGACAGCGCGCTCTACGACCACTTCAACGCCACACTGTGGCGTCAGCTGGAGCAGCTGGGCCGGCCGTGCGTGGAACGCGAGCTGCGGCTGATGCGCCGCGTGCGCAAATCCCTGGTGCGCGAGTGCTTCGGCAAGGACACGCCGCCGCTGCGCTCCAACACGCAGATACGCAACAAGGACCTGCGGCCATGGCAGCCCAGCAGCAAGGTGGCCATCGTCGGCTACGACCTGCCTGTTAACGGCTCCGGGGGGCAGGGGGGAGgagatg CAAAAGACATGTGTGTGAAGATGGCCATGCCAGGGCCGCAGTACTCACGGCTGTTGCTAAAGTCACAGATGATACGATACCGGCGCACTCACCCACACCCGCAAGAATAG